One Nicotiana sylvestris chromosome 12, ASM39365v2, whole genome shotgun sequence genomic window carries:
- the LOC104221863 gene encoding dirigent protein 22-like — protein MGKLNLIGLLLCSIAITISSIPFAHANIAQGPKAVEQWFQKLSHAKPKITKLHFYFHDIVSGKNPTAIPIAQANSTSHSPTSFGLLAVLDDRLTIGPQINSTTIGRAQGIVGAASIDEFSLLMSLNFVFTNGKYNGSTLSLLGRNTVLNEYREMPIVGGSGVFRLARGVATAKTYFLSNSSGDAIVEYNVVVLHY, from the coding sequence ATGGGAAAGCTAAACCTAATTGGTCTATTGCTTTGCTCCATTGCTATTACCATATCATCAATTCCATTTGCTCATGCCAATATTGCTCAAGGACCAAAAGCAGTAGAACAATGGTTCCAAAAACTTTCCCATGCAAAACCAAAAATAACCAAACTTCATTTCTACTTTCACGATATAGTTAGTGGCAAAAACCCAACTGCAATACCAATTGCTCAAGCAAATTCTACTTCTCATTCTCCTACATCTTTTGGTCTGTTAGCAGTTTTAGACGATCGATTGACAATAGGACCACAAATCAATTCAACAACTATTGGTCGAGCTCAAGGAATTGTAGGTGCAGCTTCTATTGACGAATTCAGTTTGTTAATGAGTCTTAATTTTGTGTTTACTAATGGGAAATATAATGGTAGTACACTTAGTCTACTTGGCCGTAACACGGTGTTAAATGAATATAGAGAAATGCCGATTGTTGGTGGTTCTGGTGTTTTCCGGCTAGCTCGCGGCGTCGCCACCGCGAAGACGTATTTTTTGAGTAATAGTAGTGGTGATGCTATTGTTGAGTATAATGTTGTAGTATTGCATTATTGA